In the genome of Dysgonomonadaceae bacterium zrk40, the window GCGTCGGCAGGAAATCGAAGAACAGGCGGAAGCTGTCCGGCGTGATCGGCGCGACATTGGCATTGCGCTGGGCAATGGTGTAGCCGCCGTCGAGACGCTTGCGGAAGGAGAAATCGCCCCCGCCGACCGGCATTTCCGGCACGGCGCCGTCGCTTTCGATCCGCGCCGCCGTGCCCAGAAGCTTCAGCTGCGGAAAATCGAGCCCGAGATTGCCAAGGAACAGCCGCGACCATGCGCCCGCCGCGACGACCACGCTTGCTGTCGCGATCGTGCCCTTCTCCGTCACCACCCCGCCGATGCGCCCGCCGGCCGTCTCGATCCCGCGCACGGCGCAGTTTTCGGTGATCGTCGCGCCGAGACGCACGGCGGCGGATGCCATTTGCGGCACGGCCCGTTCCGGTTCGGCGCGGCCGTCATTGGCGGTATGAAGCCCCAGCGTATATTGCGCGGCAATGCCCGGCAGGAGTTTCTGCAGCCCGGCGGATTCAAGAAGCGTCGAGGGCATGCCGGCCTCGCGGCCATATTTCTCCCAGGCGGTGAACTCGGCAATCTCCGCCCTGGTGCGGCAGACATAAGTGATGCCGGTCTCGCGGAAGCCGGTTTCGATGCCGAAGCGACGATCGATGTCGCGCCAGAGGTTGAGGCTTTCGATCGTCAGCGGCAATTCGGCGGGGTCTCGCCCCATCTGCCGCACCCAGCCCCAGTTGCGCGAACTCTGCTCGGCGGCAACCGCGCCTTTTTCGCAGAGGGCGACGTTGACGCCGGCCTCGGCCAGGAACAAGGCGGTCGTGACGCCGGCAATGCCGCCACCGATGACGACGACATCGGCGCGCTCGGGCAGGGGGGCCAGAAAGCCCGGACGTTGCAAATTCGGAACCGGCATGGCGCTCTCCTCAGAGCATGTCTTCGAGACGGCAGTTGACCAGCATTTCCGCCATCGCCGCGTTGTTGGGAAGTTCGATTGCGGTGCGCACCAGCTCGGCCATGGTCTCCGGCTGAATCATGTCCTCAGGCTTGACCTTGCTGGTGTAGGAGCTCATTTCGGTGCGCACGAAGCTCGGGCAGATCGCGGTGGCGCGCACGCCCTTTTCCCAGGCGACGTGACGCGTCGTGTGGGTGAGGCCCATCACCGCGAACTTGGTCATGTTATAGCCGACAAAGCCGTTGCGCACCCGCTTGCCGGACATCGAGACAATGTTGACGATCCGGCCGCGGCCGGTTTCCTCCAGATGCGGCAGGCACAGTCGCGTCAGCCGGAGCGGCGCCTTGACGTTGACGGCCCAAAGCCGGTCCAGCGCCTCCTCATTGTCGTCGGTGAGCAGCACCTGTTCGCCGCTGCCGGCATTGTTGACGAGGCCGTCGATCCGCCCGAAATGCGCCGCCGTTTCGTCGACCCACGCTTTCGCCGTCTCGGGCTCATAGGCATCGAAACGGTTATGGAGCAGCCTATCGCCGGGCGGGCCGAACTCGGCCTCGAGCCTGGCGGTATCGCGCGCACCGAGCGAAAGCCGGTAGTCGTGCTGAAGAAGATCCCTGACGATCGCCGCGCCGATGCCGCGATTGGCGCCGGACACCATGATGACCGGGGCGCTCTGTGGTGTAGTGTGCATTTATCAAATTCTCTTGCAACGTTATCTGAAAGTCGCACGCAGTTTTATGCGCTTATGTGCATCTTTATGAACGATATATTGCGGAATGGCAACTGACAATCGCCTTTCGGGACGAAAACGTGTTTAAAAACGCAAGAGATTGCGTGGTTTCTCCTGATTTTTGGCAAAAAACGTGATCCTTTTTGCGTTTTTTATTGACAGTTTTTGACGGGACTGCTTACTTTGACAAATCCGAAGAACGAAAACGTCTCGGTGCCCGACCGAACAGCGGGCGGGCGCACAGCCTTTCGAAAGGGGAACCGAATGACCATTACTAGACGTGCGCTGATGCGCAATGCTGCCCTGGCCGGCGCGATCGGCGCCCTTGGCAACCGTGCCTTTGCCGCCTCCACCGTTCGTTGGGACATGGCGGACGAGTACAATGCCGACGCGCTCTCGGGCAAGGCATCGAAATACTTCCTGACGGAGTTGCAGAAGAAGGTCGGCGACCAGATCGCCATTACCTATCAGGGCGGCGGCGCGCTCGGCTACAAGTCGGCGGACCAGTTCGACGCCGTTCAGGACGGCGCGGTGCAGACCGCGGTGACCTTGATGACCCAGCTCGGCGGCATCGATCCGCTGTTTAACCTGTCCTCCCTGCCTTTCATCGCCAAAACCCCGAGGGAAGCCTATCTTCTCTGGCAGGCGGCGCGTCCGGAATACGAAAAGATCTTCGCCGACAACAACATGGTTCTGCTCTGGGCCATGCCGAACCCGCCATCCGGCATCTTCGCCGACCGGGCGATCACCTCGATGGACGCGCTCAACGGCCTGCGCATCCGCACCTATGACGTCAACGGCACGCAGACACTGATGAAGGCCGGGGCGGCGCCGCTGCAGATCGCATGGTCCGATCTGATCCCCCAGCTTTCGACCGGCGCGATCGACGCGGTGCTCACCTCCGCCGATGGCGGCGTGCAGCTTTCGCTCTGGGATTATCTCAGCGACTTCACCGAGATGAACTACGCCATGGGCCTGTTCATGTGCCATGTGAACAAGGACGCATTCGACGCCCTGCCAAAGGACGTCCAGGACGCCATGCTCGGCCTGACCGAAAGCTCAGACGCCTACAACTGGCAGATCATGACCGACAGCATCGAGGC includes:
- a CDS encoding SDR family NAD(P)-dependent oxidoreductase — protein: MHTTPQSAPVIMVSGANRGIGAAIVRDLLQHDYRLSLGARDTARLEAEFGPPGDRLLHNRFDAYEPETAKAWVDETAAHFGRIDGLVNNAGSGEQVLLTDDNEEALDRLWAVNVKAPLRLTRLCLPHLEETGRGRIVNIVSMSGKRVRNGFVGYNMTKFAVMGLTHTTRHVAWEKGVRATAICPSFVRTEMSSYTSKVKPEDMIQPETMAELVRTAIELPNNAAMAEMLVNCRLEDML
- a CDS encoding FAD-binding oxidoreductase, which translates into the protein MPVPNLQRPGFLAPLPERADVVVIGGGIAGVTTALFLAEAGVNVALCEKGAVAAEQSSRNWGWVRQMGRDPAELPLTIESLNLWRDIDRRFGIETGFRETGITYVCRTRAEIAEFTAWEKYGREAGMPSTLLESAGLQKLLPGIAAQYTLGLHTANDGRAEPERAVPQMASAAVRLGATITENCAVRGIETAGGRIGGVVTEKGTIATASVVVAAGAWSRLFLGNLGLDFPQLKLLGTAARIESDGAVPEMPVGGGDFSFRKRLDGGYTIAQRNANVAPITPDSFRLFFDFLPTLVTSWRELKLRVNGQTVSELKMPRRWSLDQATPFEAIRTLDPVPHAPFNRNAVRNLTRAFPAFADARLTHSWAGMIDATPDAIPVIGPIAAVPGLYLSSGFSGHGFGSGPGAGRLMAEIVRNEKTCVDPAPFRYERFSKTAKAA
- a CDS encoding TRAP transporter substrate-binding protein; the protein is MTITRRALMRNAALAGAIGALGNRAFAASTVRWDMADEYNADALSGKASKYFLTELQKKVGDQIAITYQGGGALGYKSADQFDAVQDGAVQTAVTLMTQLGGIDPLFNLSSLPFIAKTPREAYLLWQAARPEYEKIFADNNMVLLWAMPNPPSGIFADRAITSMDALNGLRIRTYDVNGTQTLMKAGAAPLQIAWSDLIPQLSTGAIDAVLTSADGGVQLSLWDYLSDFTEMNYAMGLFMCHVNKDAFDALPKDVQDAMLGLTESSDAYNWQIMTDSIEASYKILRDHGMTVTTAADVPDDVFATLNAAGAAVREDWVAKTGTRGADVLAKFDALKAG